One Candidatus Korarchaeum sp. genomic region harbors:
- a CDS encoding CoA-binding protein, producing MVISLALKGFFEPSSVVVVGASRTPGKIGYEILRVLVENKRSGTFRGNLYAVNPRSDEMILGVPTYKSVMEVPEPPELAVIVTPASQTPQALEECGEKGVRNAVVISGGFAEVGGEGLILQRRLDEIRRKYGIRIVGPNCVGVISPSTGVDTLFLPVEKELRGNIYISSPRPKPGSVALSTQSGAFGVACLDYMYGEGIGLSKFISYGNKIDVDEVDAISYLKDDPETKVILIYAESIDRGREFLELAREVTKEKPIVVLKAGRTSAGAKAASSHTAAIAGSDAIYDAAFKQAGVIRVWDMEELFDVAKALAMQPPAEGESVAILTDGGGVGVMAADEVEASGLKLAEFSPLTMEKLRELQKSDVIPPIASLSNPIDLTGSATDDSFIGALELILQDPNVFGVIVLALHHVPGVTSELPRRIADVSRGYRKPVVAMDVGSSRYAVEFRKLFEIEGIPAYPEPERAVKAMRALVQYGIARRSLRDRSSSLPPLVREARW from the coding sequence GTGGTGATATCCCTGGCGTTGAAGGGATTCTTCGAACCGAGCTCGGTGGTTGTGGTAGGTGCTTCCAGAACTCCTGGGAAGATAGGTTACGAGATCTTGAGAGTCTTAGTCGAGAATAAGAGAAGTGGGACTTTCAGGGGAAATCTTTACGCAGTGAACCCGAGGTCAGATGAGATGATACTCGGTGTACCGACTTACAAGAGTGTTATGGAAGTGCCGGAGCCACCTGAGTTGGCTGTTATAGTCACCCCTGCGTCTCAAACACCTCAGGCGCTGGAGGAGTGTGGTGAGAAGGGAGTTCGTAATGCTGTGGTGATAAGTGGGGGGTTCGCCGAGGTAGGAGGGGAGGGCTTGATCCTCCAGAGGAGATTGGATGAAATAAGGAGGAAGTACGGGATCAGGATCGTCGGTCCTAATTGTGTAGGGGTGATATCCCCATCAACAGGGGTGGACACCCTCTTCTTACCCGTAGAGAAGGAGCTCCGAGGTAACATCTACATCTCATCACCCAGACCTAAGCCCGGTAGCGTTGCCCTCAGTACACAGTCAGGGGCCTTCGGCGTCGCATGCCTCGATTACATGTACGGTGAGGGAATCGGGCTCTCAAAGTTCATAAGCTATGGTAATAAGATAGACGTAGACGAGGTAGATGCGATCAGTTACCTCAAGGACGATCCCGAGACGAAAGTCATACTGATCTACGCGGAGTCGATAGATAGGGGAAGAGAGTTCCTCGAGCTCGCTAGGGAGGTTACTAAGGAGAAACCCATCGTAGTACTGAAAGCGGGGAGAACTAGTGCTGGAGCTAAGGCAGCTAGCTCACATACCGCTGCTATCGCTGGGAGCGATGCTATATACGATGCTGCCTTCAAGCAGGCGGGTGTCATAAGGGTCTGGGATATGGAGGAGTTATTCGATGTAGCTAAGGCCCTAGCGATGCAACCACCCGCTGAAGGGGAGAGCGTCGCTATACTGACTGATGGTGGTGGCGTTGGTGTGATGGCCGCTGATGAAGTCGAGGCCTCAGGATTGAAGTTAGCTGAGTTCTCTCCTCTCACAATGGAGAAGCTTAGGGAACTTCAGAAGAGCGACGTTATACCACCGATCGCTTCCCTATCTAATCCCATAGATCTGACTGGCAGCGCAACGGACGATTCCTTCATAGGAGCATTGGAGTTGATCCTCCAAGACCCTAACGTCTTCGGAGTGATAGTGTTAGCTCTCCATCATGTTCCAGGTGTTACATCGGAGCTGCCCAGGAGGATAGCTGATGTCTCAAGAGGATACAGGAAGCCGGTCGTGGCGATGGATGTAGGGAGTTCGCGGTACGCTGTGGAGTTCAGGAAGTTGTTTGAGATCGAGGGAATACCAGCTTATCCGGAGCCCGAGAGGGCTGTGAAGGCTATGAGGGCTCTTGTTCAATATGGGATCGCGAGGAGATCCTTGAGAGACCGATCCTCCTCGCTACCACCGCTAGTGAGAGAAGCACGATGGTAA
- a CDS encoding histone family protein, with protein MPRARYLPLAPIGRIIRDAGAERVSDAAVEALERYMEKFALEVGRQAVSLAKHANRKTVSGEDIDLAVRTVWKA; from the coding sequence ATGCCTAGGGCCAGGTATCTACCTCTTGCTCCCATCGGGAGAATAATAAGAGATGCAGGAGCAGAAAGAGTGAGCGACGCTGCAGTAGAGGCTTTGGAACGCTACATGGAGAAGTTCGCCCTTGAAGTGGGAAGGCAGGCCGTTAGTTTAGCCAAACACGCTAACAGGAAGACTGTATCAGGCGAGGACATAGATCTCGCAGTCAGGACGGTCTGGAAAGCGTAA
- the pheA gene encoding prephenate dehydratase, whose product MRVSIQGERGSYSEEAVLQYFGMCAYELITKNYLEEVFDSVESGEADYGVVPVENSSTGSIRKSLDLLLARDVRVVGESKVKVSHALLGVRGAKLSDIERVYSHPEAISQCEGFLRRYNWTVIPSLDTAGAARFIADTKDRRSAAVASERAASIYGLEVIARNIQDVPVNITRFFVISLSEQVSQDADTTAAFFATKHTPGSLWRALGAFAKRGINLLWLESRPIKGEPWNYSFYVEFEGSLMREVTREAIRELRELTIWVKVLGSYKRMSLE is encoded by the coding sequence GTGAGAGTTTCGATCCAAGGTGAGAGAGGGTCTTACAGCGAAGAAGCAGTGCTTCAGTACTTTGGGATGTGTGCTTACGAACTGATCACGAAGAATTACCTTGAGGAGGTATTCGACTCGGTTGAATCGGGGGAAGCTGACTACGGTGTGGTTCCCGTTGAGAACTCATCGACGGGAAGTATAAGGAAGTCCCTAGACCTATTACTAGCGAGGGATGTGAGGGTTGTAGGAGAGTCAAAGGTAAAAGTTTCTCATGCCCTTCTAGGTGTGAGAGGGGCAAAGTTAAGTGATATAGAGCGTGTTTACTCACATCCAGAGGCAATATCTCAGTGCGAGGGCTTCCTAAGGAGGTATAACTGGACCGTGATTCCCAGCCTAGATACAGCTGGCGCTGCGAGGTTCATAGCCGATACTAAAGATAGGAGATCAGCAGCCGTAGCTAGTGAGAGGGCGGCTTCGATATACGGATTGGAGGTAATAGCTAGGAATATTCAAGATGTCCCCGTGAACATAACCAGGTTCTTCGTGATCTCCTTAAGTGAGCAAGTTAGTCAGGATGCCGATACAACGGCAGCTTTCTTCGCAACTAAACACACACCGGGTTCCCTTTGGAGAGCTCTGGGGGCTTTCGCTAAGAGGGGAATAAATCTCCTCTGGTTGGAGTCGAGGCCCATCAAGGGAGAGCCGTGGAACTACTCTTTTTACGTGGAGTTCGAGGGTTCCCTAATGAGAGAAGTTACTAGGGAGGCGATCCGGGAACTCAGGGAGCTAACTATCTGGGTTAAGGTATTAGGAAGCTATAAGAGGATGTCATTAGAGTAA
- a CDS encoding DUF367 family protein codes for MSITVYVLRLEHDDPRKATGARLIRLKLAERYRPLRRSIVLNPLSRRYLSPADRDLAKAIVAVDASWRRISEVRWPPGIQRRLPFLVAANPINYGVPEYLSTVEAVASALMILGYEELSLKMLNPFKWGAEFLKVNEERLKAYARSKSEKEVRILSDKFKKELLL; via the coding sequence GTGAGCATAACGGTTTACGTACTGAGGTTAGAGCACGATGATCCTAGGAAGGCTACGGGAGCGAGGCTCATAAGGCTAAAGCTTGCAGAGAGGTATAGACCTCTCAGGAGATCCATAGTACTGAACCCCCTCTCCAGGAGATATCTATCCCCTGCAGACAGGGATTTGGCTAAGGCCATAGTCGCTGTGGATGCATCCTGGAGGAGAATAAGTGAAGTTAGATGGCCCCCGGGTATTCAGAGAAGACTCCCTTTCCTGGTAGCAGCTAATCCGATAAATTACGGAGTTCCCGAGTACCTATCGACCGTTGAAGCGGTGGCGTCTGCCCTCATGATATTGGGCTACGAGGAGCTCTCGTTAAAAATGCTTAATCCATTTAAATGGGGAGCTGAGTTCCTTAAGGTGAATGAGGAGAGGTTAAAGGCCTACGCTCGCTCAAAGAGCGAGAAAGAGGTTAGGATTCTCAGCGATAAGTTTAAGAAAGAACTCTTACTCTAA
- a CDS encoding Lrp/AsnC ligand binding domain-containing protein, with protein sequence MLEAFIAVSVRPSSTTDLKKTFSANEKIKEIFYVTGEFDFLMRVEAANTFELAKIIEGLRSQEGVENTVTFIVLEKLK encoded by the coding sequence ATGCTTGAAGCGTTCATAGCGGTCAGCGTCAGACCCTCTAGCACTACTGACCTCAAGAAGACCTTCTCAGCGAATGAGAAGATAAAGGAGATATTTTACGTCACCGGAGAGTTCGATTTCCTCATGAGAGTGGAAGCTGCTAACACATTCGAGCTCGCTAAGATAATAGAGGGTCTCAGAAGCCAGGAGGGTGTTGAGAACACGGTGACCTTCATAGTGCTGGAGAAATTGAAGTGA
- a CDS encoding ribbon-helix-helix domain-containing protein has product MAQQVVVNIDEDLIKAIDALVMEGNYKSRSEAIRAALLGFVRSKNAERVKSVFEDFISQSVSDFRK; this is encoded by the coding sequence ATGGCTCAACAGGTAGTAGTGAATATCGACGAGGACCTGATAAAGGCGATAGATGCCCTCGTAATGGAGGGCAACTATAAGAGTAGGTCTGAAGCGATAAGAGCTGCCCTCTTGGGTTTTGTGAGAAGCAAGAATGCGGAGAGGGTCAAATCCGTATTTGAGGATTTTATCTCTCAATCGGTTTCCGATTTTAGGAAGTAA
- a CDS encoding stress response translation initiation inhibitor YciH (in yeast this protein is involved in start site selection during the initiation of translation) produces the protein MVAFEERVRDPVTGLPIELFTWEEVEKELKPVKIRYERRKGKDVTIIENLPLSDENIWSFLKETKRILACGGTYKDGYVLLQGDHRYKVARLLRERWGIPEEQIEVE, from the coding sequence ATGGTTGCGTTCGAGGAGAGAGTTAGAGATCCCGTGACCGGACTCCCCATAGAGTTATTCACATGGGAAGAAGTTGAAAAAGAACTGAAGCCGGTGAAGATAAGATACGAAAGGAGGAAGGGAAAGGACGTTACCATTATTGAGAACCTACCGCTATCAGATGAGAACATATGGAGTTTCCTCAAGGAGACTAAGAGGATCCTAGCTTGTGGTGGTACCTACAAGGATGGTTACGTGCTACTTCAAGGGGACCATAGGTACAAGGTCGCTAGGCTCCTGAGGGAAAGGTGGGGGATTCCGGAGGAACAGATAGAAGTCGAGTGA
- the guaA gene encoding glutamine-hydrolyzing GMP synthase, whose product MILIVNFGGQYAHLIARKVRDLGVYSEIIPYTRASYEEIRTRSPSGIILSGGPSSVYAPNSPSLDPRLLEADVPILGICYGFQLIAKLLGGEVKEGKGEFGPTKVRVIEEDDLLGGWNNELVWMSHSDFVSKLPNDLVITSMSENGYVSSFKHKRKPIYGVQFHPEVKHTQGGNKILENFLRITGAERDWNTDRILSLIEEYIVNEVGKCDKVLVAVSGGVDSTLSALLVSRVAREKLVPVFVNHGLLRKGETESVLSSLRKVGIDVVYVDASREFLEALRGVRDCEEKRAVVGELFAKIFAEIFEKENCDCLVQGTLYPDVIESGAEIGADRIKSHHNVAGLPGWFKGRVIEPLRYLYKDEVRRLARRLGLPEEIVSKHPFPGPGLSVRIIGEVTEEKLEIVREASSIVEEVLKERNLYDKVWQAFAVVGEDKWVGVKGDARVDGYIVTIRVVESEDAMTADWFRLDGETLEELSKRISRIPKVSMVTYAITTKPPSTIEPC is encoded by the coding sequence ATGATACTGATCGTGAACTTCGGGGGACAGTACGCTCACCTGATTGCGAGGAAGGTGAGGGATCTAGGTGTCTACTCGGAGATAATTCCGTATACGAGGGCCAGCTATGAGGAAATAAGGACTAGAAGTCCCTCCGGGATCATCCTCTCAGGGGGTCCCAGCAGCGTCTACGCACCCAATTCGCCCTCCCTTGACCCCAGACTCCTGGAGGCGGACGTACCTATCTTGGGGATATGTTACGGGTTCCAGCTCATAGCAAAGCTGTTAGGAGGGGAAGTTAAGGAGGGGAAGGGGGAGTTCGGCCCAACTAAAGTTCGCGTTATTGAGGAAGACGATCTTCTAGGGGGATGGAACAATGAACTCGTGTGGATGAGCCACTCGGACTTCGTCTCCAAGCTCCCTAACGATCTCGTCATCACTTCGATGTCTGAGAACGGTTACGTGAGTTCATTTAAGCATAAGCGTAAGCCCATCTACGGGGTTCAGTTCCATCCAGAGGTCAAGCACACTCAGGGAGGGAACAAGATCCTCGAGAACTTCTTGAGGATAACGGGAGCTGAGAGAGATTGGAATACTGATAGGATTCTCTCCCTGATAGAGGAGTACATCGTAAATGAGGTAGGTAAGTGCGATAAGGTATTAGTTGCCGTAAGCGGGGGCGTGGACTCCACGCTCTCCGCTTTACTGGTCAGTAGGGTAGCTAGGGAGAAGCTCGTCCCGGTGTTCGTGAACCACGGTCTCCTGAGGAAGGGAGAGACTGAGAGCGTCCTCTCATCCCTGAGGAAGGTTGGCATCGATGTCGTATATGTGGATGCATCTAGGGAATTCCTCGAGGCCCTCAGGGGGGTGAGGGACTGCGAGGAAAAGAGGGCTGTAGTGGGTGAGCTGTTCGCTAAGATATTCGCTGAGATATTCGAAAAGGAGAACTGCGATTGCCTAGTTCAGGGTACTCTATATCCGGATGTGATAGAGAGTGGTGCGGAGATCGGAGCCGACAGGATAAAGAGTCATCACAACGTAGCAGGTCTCCCCGGTTGGTTCAAGGGAAGGGTGATAGAACCGCTTCGCTACCTGTATAAGGACGAGGTCAGGAGGCTAGCTAGGAGACTCGGGCTGCCTGAGGAGATAGTTAGCAAGCACCCCTTCCCCGGACCCGGGCTCTCGGTCAGGATAATAGGAGAGGTCACTGAGGAGAAGCTTGAGATAGTTAGGGAGGCTTCCAGTATTGTGGAGGAAGTGCTCAAGGAGAGGAACCTATACGATAAGGTTTGGCAAGCTTTCGCGGTTGTCGGGGAGGACAAGTGGGTGGGCGTTAAGGGAGACGCCAGAGTAGATGGCTACATAGTTACCATCAGGGTGGTAGAGAGCGAGGACGCGATGACCGCGGACTGGTTCAGATTGGATGGGGAGACTCTGGAAGAGCTATCTAAGAGGATCTCTAGGATCCCCAAAGTTTCCATGGTAACTTATGCGATAACAACAAAGCCTCCGAGTACCATAGAACCCTGTTGA
- a CDS encoding TldD/PmbA family protein, translated as MLAEEAVRAAISEGAEGAEAFEIRMRKISLNVERGVLKTSSTIREIGLGVRAYIGKKLGMAFSTNPPEGASAGRRAFMNAKASPEDADFHSLPEPRRVELMDGLLDDRIRDIDVSEASSIFMDSVEAAKLSPSITSVSGILTLTYAEVRIFSSTGVDVSEGRTSFNIFLEVAAKDGDRRGSGFNFSEGRKLDMLDPRRFGEEAGEIAVKSLDSTRIGVETLPVVFKPKALQAIVPFIVDEAANAENIQYGRSFLTNRLNSQIASDQISIIDDGRIPWLIGSSSFDDEGIPTTSTRVVEEGTFRSAIHNWYTAKREGRESTGNASRDYRRAPSVGANNVRIEAPNLEMDEEELLDVRRGILVLYTGDTPNLATGEFSGMAETAFLIENGEPTRSLRQTSIAFTLEELMKELDGIGKDVASVGSYLGGSIRLKARVSGPGSS; from the coding sequence ATGCTAGCTGAGGAAGCGGTGAGGGCCGCCATATCCGAGGGGGCTGAGGGAGCGGAGGCCTTCGAGATCAGGATGAGGAAGATCTCCCTAAACGTCGAGAGGGGGGTCCTGAAGACATCTAGTACCATCAGGGAGATTGGCCTAGGTGTCCGGGCTTATATAGGGAAGAAACTAGGAATGGCGTTCTCGACAAATCCTCCGGAAGGAGCTTCAGCTGGGAGGAGAGCCTTCATGAATGCTAAGGCCTCACCCGAGGATGCTGACTTCCACTCCCTGCCGGAGCCCCGCAGGGTTGAGCTCATGGACGGGCTTCTGGACGATAGGATAAGGGATATTGACGTTAGCGAGGCTTCTTCAATCTTCATGGATTCTGTGGAAGCTGCAAAACTATCTCCCAGCATAACCTCCGTTTCGGGGATCCTTACCCTCACTTATGCGGAGGTCAGGATATTCAGTTCCACTGGTGTGGATGTCTCCGAGGGTAGGACCTCATTCAACATCTTCCTGGAGGTAGCCGCTAAGGATGGGGATAGGAGGGGCTCCGGTTTCAACTTCTCTGAGGGAAGGAAACTGGATATGCTCGACCCTAGGAGATTCGGGGAGGAGGCTGGGGAGATCGCTGTCAAGAGCTTAGATTCCACGAGGATAGGTGTCGAGACGCTGCCCGTCGTGTTCAAACCGAAGGCCTTGCAGGCCATAGTGCCCTTCATAGTGGATGAGGCCGCTAATGCTGAGAACATACAATATGGGAGGAGCTTCCTCACAAACAGGCTGAACAGTCAGATAGCAAGCGATCAAATCTCAATAATAGACGATGGAAGGATCCCTTGGCTCATTGGGAGCTCAAGCTTTGATGATGAGGGAATTCCCACTACTAGCACGAGGGTCGTTGAGGAGGGTACCTTCAGGAGCGCGATACACAACTGGTACACAGCCAAGAGGGAGGGTAGGGAGAGCACGGGTAATGCTTCGAGGGACTACAGGAGGGCTCCCTCTGTGGGCGCTAACAATGTCAGGATAGAGGCTCCCAACTTGGAGATGGATGAGGAAGAGCTTCTTGATGTGAGGAGGGGAATACTAGTTCTCTATACGGGGGATACTCCTAACCTCGCGACCGGCGAGTTCAGTGGGATGGCTGAAACAGCCTTTCTGATCGAGAACGGTGAACCCACAAGATCGCTGAGGCAGACGAGCATAGCTTTCACATTGGAGGAGCTCATGAAGGAGCTGGACGGAATAGGGAAGGATGTGGCGTCCGTGGGTTCCTACCTCGGGGGCTCCATAAGGCTTAAGGCGAGAGTTTCGGGACCGGGGTCCTCATGA